One stretch of Francisella sp. LA112445 DNA includes these proteins:
- the purM gene encoding phosphoribosylformylglycinamidine cyclo-ligase: MASLKYEDAGVNIEAGNQAVERMKDHVKRTFTKDVLTGLGSFGSLYSLKDIVNKYDDPVLVQSIDGVGTKTKVAVMCGKFENLGYDLFSAATNDIVVMGAKPITFLDYVAHDKLDPEVMEELVKGMSKACAECGVSLVGGETAEMPGVYQAGEIDMVGVITGVVDKNKIINGENIKEGDVVFGLSSSGLHTNGYSFARKLFFDVAGNKHTDTYPELDGKTIGDVLLEPHINYTNIIHDFLDDGVDIKGMAHITGGGFIENIPRVLPKGLGAQISKDSFKTPAVFKVMQRIGEISEFEMYRSFNMGIGMTIIASQDQYEKMRQLAEKHTNTKLYQIGKITNSGKVEII; the protein is encoded by the coding sequence ATGGCAAGCTTAAAATATGAAGATGCTGGAGTAAATATTGAAGCAGGAAATCAAGCTGTAGAAAGAATGAAAGATCATGTGAAAAGGACGTTCACAAAAGATGTTCTGACTGGCTTGGGAAGCTTTGGCTCACTTTATTCATTAAAAGACATCGTTAACAAATATGATGATCCTGTTCTAGTACAATCTATTGATGGTGTTGGTACAAAGACTAAAGTTGCTGTGATGTGCGGTAAGTTTGAGAATCTTGGTTATGATCTTTTTTCAGCTGCTACTAATGATATTGTCGTGATGGGAGCTAAGCCAATTACTTTTCTAGATTATGTTGCTCATGATAAGTTAGATCCTGAAGTTATGGAAGAGCTTGTTAAAGGAATGTCAAAAGCTTGTGCAGAGTGTGGAGTATCTTTGGTAGGTGGTGAAACTGCAGAAATGCCTGGGGTATATCAAGCTGGTGAGATTGATATGGTGGGTGTTATTACAGGAGTCGTTGATAAGAATAAGATTATCAATGGTGAAAATATCAAAGAGGGTGATGTTGTATTTGGACTAAGCTCATCAGGGCTGCATACAAATGGCTATTCTTTTGCACGTAAATTATTTTTTGATGTGGCTGGTAATAAGCATACAGATACATATCCTGAACTAGACGGTAAAACAATAGGTGATGTGTTACTTGAGCCTCATATCAACTATACAAATATTATTCATGATTTTCTAGATGATGGTGTTGATATTAAAGGTATGGCACATATTACAGGTGGTGGTTTTATTGAGAATATTCCACGCGTGTTACCAAAAGGTTTAGGCGCACAGATTTCTAAAGATAGCTTTAAGACACCTGCAGTTTTTAAGGTAATGCAGAGAATAGGTGAAATTAGTGAGTTTGAGATGTATAGATCATTTAATATGGGTATAGGTATGACTATTATTGCTAGCCAAGATCAATACGAGAAAATGCGACAGCTTGCTGAAAAACATACTAATACTAAGCTATATCAAATAGGTAAAATTACAAATTCAGGTAAGGTGGAAATCATCTAA
- the purD gene encoding phosphoribosylamine--glycine ligase: MIDKQIIVNNIKNVLKSTNLDIKDKYTGKVRDMYFTDDKSILISTDRQSAFDRSLGFIPFKGQILAQSSVWWFKETAHIVKSHFIESPDPNVVIARKAKVLPIEFVVRGYITGSTSTSLWTHYKDGSRDYCGNILPEGLVKNQKLPQNILTPTTKEQDHDRPISAQDIVKEGWLTQEQWDFASQKALELFEFGQQKALEHGLILADTKYEFGIDEKTGEIILIDEIHTPDSSRFWLESTYTDRVEKGLEPENIDKEFFRLWFAKNCDPYKDEVLPEAPEDLIVELSQKYITLFEMITGQKFELPKDLENINQRIAENVTNYLNTEKQMNILLVGSGSREHAIAEAVKKSAIENNLYCISGAVNPGIDKIAQGYKVANICDCDAVLEYAKAQNINIAIIGPEAPLEVGLADTLKAHGIGVVGPTKDLAQLETSKGFTRDLIRDYKIGANPYFKKFNSMDGVEETLKKYAKQFVIKADGLCGGKGVLVWGDHLNSMSEAIKHCQSLVDAGKEFVIEEKLVGQEFSLISFTDGKNFIHMPAVQDHKRAHEGDKGPNTGGMGTYSDADHSLPFLSDKDIQRAKEINEKVVHALAEKFGKPYQGILYGGFMATKNDTKVIEYNARFGDPEAMNLLTLLETDFVEIAEAITKGTLGKVNSSFKKQASVCKYLVPLGYPNQSVKNFEIDISQCPDNVELFLGAVDYKDGKLIGTGSRAIAVLGLGDTIAEAEQKAENAVKNIYGKMYHRPDIGTKELINKRIRHMNLLRGNKYQEL; the protein is encoded by the coding sequence ATGATTGATAAACAGATTATCGTAAATAATATAAAAAATGTTTTAAAATCAACAAACCTTGATATTAAAGATAAGTACACTGGTAAAGTTAGAGATATGTACTTTACTGATGATAAAAGTATCTTGATATCTACAGATAGACAGTCTGCATTTGATAGATCTTTAGGGTTTATTCCTTTTAAAGGACAGATACTTGCGCAATCATCAGTGTGGTGGTTTAAAGAAACTGCTCATATTGTCAAAAGTCATTTTATAGAATCGCCAGATCCAAATGTTGTAATTGCTAGAAAAGCAAAAGTATTACCAATTGAATTTGTGGTTAGAGGCTATATAACAGGTTCAACATCTACTTCTTTATGGACACATTACAAAGATGGTAGTCGTGATTATTGTGGTAATATTTTGCCTGAGGGTTTAGTCAAAAACCAAAAACTTCCGCAAAATATCTTAACACCAACTACCAAAGAGCAAGATCATGATCGTCCAATTTCTGCACAAGATATTGTCAAAGAAGGTTGGTTAACCCAGGAACAATGGGATTTTGCTTCACAAAAGGCATTAGAACTTTTTGAATTTGGTCAACAAAAAGCACTAGAGCATGGGTTAATCCTAGCAGATACTAAATATGAGTTCGGTATTGATGAGAAAACTGGCGAAATTATTTTAATTGATGAAATACATACACCAGATAGTTCAAGGTTTTGGCTAGAAAGCACTTATACTGATAGAGTTGAGAAAGGTTTAGAACCTGAAAATATTGATAAAGAGTTCTTTAGACTTTGGTTTGCTAAAAATTGTGATCCATATAAAGATGAGGTTTTACCTGAAGCACCTGAAGATCTGATTGTTGAGCTATCACAAAAATATATAACACTTTTTGAAATGATAACTGGACAGAAGTTTGAGCTACCAAAAGATTTAGAAAATATAAATCAGCGTATTGCTGAAAATGTTACAAATTATTTAAATACGGAGAAACAAATGAATATTCTTCTAGTTGGTTCAGGTAGTAGAGAACATGCTATTGCTGAAGCTGTTAAGAAGAGCGCTATCGAGAATAATCTTTATTGTATTAGTGGTGCGGTGAATCCAGGTATTGATAAAATAGCACAAGGCTATAAGGTTGCTAATATTTGTGACTGTGATGCCGTTTTAGAATATGCAAAGGCACAAAATATTAATATAGCTATAATTGGTCCAGAAGCTCCTTTAGAAGTTGGGCTTGCAGATACTTTAAAAGCTCATGGTATAGGAGTGGTTGGTCCAACAAAGGATCTAGCACAATTAGAGACATCTAAAGGCTTTACTAGAGATTTAATCCGTGATTATAAAATAGGTGCTAATCCATACTTTAAAAAGTTTAATTCAATGGATGGTGTTGAGGAGACTCTAAAGAAATATGCTAAGCAATTTGTGATTAAAGCAGATGGGCTTTGCGGAGGTAAAGGTGTACTTGTATGGGGTGATCACTTAAACAGTATGTCTGAAGCTATTAAACATTGCCAGTCATTAGTAGATGCAGGGAAAGAGTTTGTAATTGAAGAGAAGTTGGTTGGACAAGAGTTTTCTCTAATATCATTTACTGATGGTAAAAATTTTATCCATATGCCAGCTGTGCAAGATCATAAAAGAGCTCATGAGGGTGATAAAGGTCCTAATACGGGTGGTATGGGAACATACTCTGATGCAGATCATAGCTTACCATTTTTATCTGATAAGGATATTCAAAGAGCTAAAGAAATAAATGAAAAAGTAGTGCATGCGCTAGCAGAGAAATTTGGTAAACCATATCAAGGTATCCTTTATGGTGGCTTTATGGCTACTAAAAATGATACAAAGGTTATTGAGTACAATGCTCGCTTTGGTGACCCTGAGGCGATGAACTTATTGACTTTACTTGAGACTGATTTTGTTGAGATTGCTGAAGCAATAACAAAAGGGACACTTGGAAAAGTAAATTCAAGCTTTAAAAAACAAGCAAGTGTATGTAAATATCTAGTACCATTAGGTTATCCGAATCAATCGGTTAAAAACTTTGAAATTGATATTTCACAGTGTCCAGATAATGTTGAGCTTTTTCTTGGGGCTGTTGATTATAAAGATGGTAAGCTGATTGGTACAGGATCAAGGGCAATAGCAGTGCTTGGTTTGGGGGATACTATTGCAGAAGCTGAGCAAAAAGCTGAAAATGCAGTGAAAAATATTTATGGGAAAATGTATCACCGCCCAGATATTGGTACAAAAGAGCTTATCAATAAACGTATAAGGCATATGAATTTATTACGTGGTAATAAATATCAGGAGCTATAA
- the purN gene encoding phosphoribosylglycinamide formyltransferase translates to MAKLKLAILGSTRGTNMQAIIDAISAKEIDASIDVVISNRKSAYILERAGNYNIPNKFISAKGLDREEYDKTLVNEIEKYNPDLILLIGFMRILSPVFINSFKNKILNIHPSLLPKHAGLMDLGVHQSVINAGDNISGCTIHQVTEEVDAGDTILQLKCDVSDDETAESLKVKVQDLESKAWVEVIKGWKK, encoded by the coding sequence GTGGCTAAGCTAAAACTTGCAATATTAGGTTCAACGCGAGGTACTAATATGCAAGCTATAATTGATGCTATATCAGCAAAAGAAATAGATGCTAGTATAGATGTTGTTATTTCAAATAGGAAATCTGCATACATATTAGAAAGAGCTGGGAACTATAATATTCCAAATAAATTTATAAGTGCCAAAGGACTAGATCGAGAAGAGTACGATAAGACACTTGTCAATGAAATTGAAAAATACAATCCAGATTTGATTTTATTGATTGGTTTTATGCGTATTTTAAGTCCTGTTTTTATAAATAGCTTTAAAAATAAAATCTTAAATATTCATCCTTCGCTTTTACCGAAACATGCGGGATTAATGGATCTTGGTGTGCATCAATCTGTGATTAATGCTGGTGATAATATCTCGGGTTGTACTATCCATCAAGTCACAGAAGAGGTTGATGCTGGAGATACTATTTTACAGCTTAAGTGTGATGTTAGTGATGATGAAACTGCTGAAAGTTTAAAGGTTAAAGTGCAAGATTTAGAAAGTAAAGCATGGGTTGAAGTTATTAAAGGTTGGAAAAAATAG
- the purE gene encoding 5-(carboxyamino)imidazole ribonucleotide mutase, producing MSIDVGVIMGSKSDWSTMKECCDILDSLGISYECEVVSAHRTPDKMFSYAETAKQRGLKVIIAGAGGAAHLPGMVAAKTDLPVLGVPVKSSTLSGKDSLLSIVQMPAGIPVATFAIGVAGSKNAALFAASILQHTNPKIGQALEKFRADQTKTVLENPNPREQ from the coding sequence ATGAGTATAGATGTTGGTGTAATAATGGGCTCTAAATCTGATTGGAGCACAATGAAAGAATGCTGCGATATCTTAGATAGCTTAGGCATAAGCTATGAGTGTGAGGTAGTATCTGCACATAGAACTCCAGATAAAATGTTTAGCTATGCTGAGACTGCTAAACAAAGAGGGCTTAAAGTTATAATCGCTGGAGCTGGAGGAGCGGCACATCTTCCTGGTATGGTTGCTGCAAAAACTGATCTACCAGTATTAGGAGTTCCGGTTAAATCTAGTACATTAAGTGGTAAAGATAGTTTATTGTCTATAGTACAAATGCCAGCAGGTATTCCAGTTGCTACTTTTGCAATAGGAGTAGCAGGAAGTAAGAATGCAGCACTCTTTGCAGCGAGTATTTTACAACATACAAATCCTAAGATAGGTCAGGCACTAGAGAAATTTAGAGCCGATCAAACTAAGACTGTTTTAGAAAATCCAAACCCTAGAGAGCAGTAG
- a CDS encoding 5-(carboxyamino)imidazole ribonucleotide synthase has translation MKIGIIGAGQLARMLSIAGTPLGLEFHCLGKSGDCAEEVVKSVTDIDLDKVNDVVNWAKQFDVITFENENISHELIKAVNHEVNVYPSAKAIAISQDRLLEKSFMRDHGIKTAKFVNIDSLDKLEDAVKEYGLPAIVKTRRFGYDGKGQFVIKSQDDIAKAWNALKDAPDGLIYEAFVNFDYEVSQICTADIKGNIAFYPLAKNTHKQGIIVESEAPFENDVLEAKAQQVAKTLIKEFGYVGTLAIEFFVKGDELIVNEIAPRVHNSGHWSIDGAITSQFENHVRAIAGLILGDTTSRKTVMLNCIGGMPSTKDLSSLDRVKIHNYNKEPRKGRKVGHLNLNLYDETDEYQLLQAKKLIALSESL, from the coding sequence ATGAAAATAGGTATTATTGGAGCAGGACAGCTTGCTAGAATGTTAAGTATTGCCGGTACGCCTCTTGGACTAGAGTTTCATTGTTTAGGTAAATCAGGTGATTGTGCCGAAGAGGTTGTAAAAAGTGTTACAGATATCGACTTAGATAAAGTTAATGATGTTGTAAATTGGGCTAAACAATTTGATGTGATAACTTTTGAAAATGAAAATATATCCCATGAGCTTATAAAAGCTGTTAATCATGAGGTAAATGTTTATCCATCTGCTAAAGCTATAGCAATTTCACAAGATCGTTTACTTGAGAAGTCTTTTATGCGTGATCACGGTATTAAGACAGCAAAATTTGTTAATATTGATAGTTTAGATAAGCTTGAGGATGCTGTTAAAGAATATGGATTACCAGCAATAGTTAAAACACGCAGATTTGGTTATGATGGTAAAGGTCAGTTTGTAATTAAATCGCAAGATGATATTGCTAAAGCTTGGAATGCTTTAAAAGATGCACCTGATGGTCTTATATATGAGGCTTTTGTTAATTTTGATTATGAAGTTTCTCAAATATGTACAGCTGATATTAAAGGTAATATTGCGTTTTATCCCTTAGCTAAAAATACTCATAAGCAAGGGATAATAGTTGAGTCAGAAGCACCTTTTGAAAATGATGTTTTAGAAGCAAAAGCTCAGCAAGTTGCAAAAACATTAATTAAAGAATTTGGCTATGTTGGTACGCTTGCAATAGAGTTTTTTGTTAAGGGTGATGAGTTGATTGTAAATGAGATCGCTCCTAGAGTTCATAACAGTGGTCACTGGAGTATAGATGGGGCAATTACATCACAATTTGAAAACCACGTAAGAGCTATAGCTGGATTAATTCTAGGTGATACTACAAGTAGAAAAACGGTGATGCTAAATTGTATAGGTGGTATGCCATCGACAAAAGACTTATCTTCATTAGATAGAGTTAAAATCCATAATTATAATAAAGAGCCTAGAAAAGGGCGTAAAGTAGGGCATTTAAATCTTAACCTTTATGATGAAACTGATGAGTACCAGCTTTTACAGGCTAAGAAGCTGATTGCATTATCCGAGAGTTTATAA
- a CDS encoding SDR family oxidoreductase has protein sequence MDNKVLLITGSSRGIGAATAIQAAREGYSICINYLNDEASAFKIRDKILEIGAKCIAIKADVSDEKEVSKLFRTIDSEMGTITHLVNNVGILKTKMPLMQMSGERIKTVINTNIMSHFYCCKEAIVRMSKAKGGQGGAIVNVSSGASRKGAPFEYIDYAASKGAIDTLTTGLAKEVAADGIRVNCVRPGFIYTDIHADGGEPDRVDRIAETLPMNRGGKPEEVAEAILWLLSDKASFVTGSFTDLCSGL, from the coding sequence ATGGATAACAAAGTTTTACTAATTACTGGTTCAAGTAGAGGTATTGGCGCTGCAACAGCAATTCAAGCAGCAAGAGAAGGATATTCTATATGTATTAATTATCTCAATGATGAGGCTTCAGCTTTTAAAATTAGAGACAAGATTTTAGAAATTGGCGCTAAATGCATTGCTATAAAGGCTGATGTTTCTGATGAAAAAGAAGTTTCAAAACTATTTAGAACAATTGATAGTGAAATGGGAACTATCACTCATTTAGTAAATAATGTTGGTATTTTAAAAACTAAAATGCCATTAATGCAGATGAGTGGAGAGCGTATTAAAACCGTTATTAATACAAATATTATGAGTCATTTTTACTGTTGTAAAGAAGCGATAGTTAGGATGTCTAAAGCTAAAGGTGGTCAAGGTGGGGCAATAGTCAATGTCTCATCTGGTGCTTCTAGAAAAGGTGCTCCATTTGAATATATTGATTACGCAGCTTCTAAGGGTGCTATTGATACATTGACAACTGGACTTGCTAAAGAAGTAGCTGCCGATGGTATACGTGTGAACTGTGTAAGACCTGGATTTATATATACTGATATTCATGCAGATGGCGGAGAGCCTGATAGAGTTGATAGGATTGCTGAAACTTTGCCAATGAATCGAGGAGGTAAACCTGAAGAGGTTGCTGAAGCTATTTTATGGCTATTAAGTGATAAGGCTTCTTTTGTTACAGGTAGCTTTACTGATCTTTGTAGTGGTTTGTAA
- a CDS encoding YraN family protein → MQTTKIGNKAELQACKFLNSQGLKIIDQNFKALPYGEIDIIALDKNILIFVEVKYRSKTRFAKAEEMLTYSKQQKLINAANIFLQQNPNYENYECRFDLIAINENDINWIKNAFGVA, encoded by the coding sequence ATGCAAACAACAAAAATAGGCAACAAAGCAGAGTTACAAGCTTGTAAGTTCTTAAACTCTCAAGGTCTAAAAATTATAGATCAAAACTTTAAAGCCCTACCATATGGTGAAATTGACATTATTGCCCTAGATAAGAATATTTTAATTTTTGTGGAGGTTAAATACCGTAGCAAAACTAGATTTGCTAAAGCTGAAGAAATGCTTACTTATAGCAAACAACAAAAGCTTATAAATGCAGCAAATATTTTCTTACAGCAAAACCCTAACTATGAAAATTATGAATGTCGCTTTGACTTAATTGCTATAAATGAAAATGATATCAACTGGATCAAAAATGCTTTTGGAGTAGCATAA
- a CDS encoding M3 family metallopeptidase, whose product MNSITQSTDLPNLSQFKVDEVKPAIDSLLEIADRNLKQALETKDPSWSTLLNLEENDEKITQAFSSISHMNAVCNSKELRESYEYAIAKLTEFYTKVGQNKELYNLYKQVQKQDLNNEQAQAVRKAIVSFEQSGVSLDESKRKRLQEISQELAQLNSKFENNVLDATMDWIYSTSDEKELKGLSSNTIEAAKAKAQQKELNDEYALGIDIPTYLAVLQQADNRSLREKFYKAYCTRASKEADNESFDNDEIIGQILKLRIEKSEILGFKNYAENSLFTKMAETPEQVLELLNNLLEKSTPQAKKDLNELRRFAEDAGLVDGLQPWDTAYYSEKLKKAKFDFTEEELREYFPLEKVQQGLFTILNRIYGLEIRENTEYAKYIDEQQTFDFYKNNEYIGSIICDLFARDNKRGGAWMDGSRTAFVNSANQKQKPVAYVNCNFLAPSKDGANLTHNDVITLFHEFGHALHHILSQVSIPSISGTNGVEWDAIELPSQFMENFCWSEEGLELMSGSRDGKMLTKKQIDKFVGTREFHAALMMVRQLEFAIFDMNIHYKKLTTVADVQNELDNIREKINLIKTPSYNKFQNGFSHIFAGGYAAGYYSYKWAEILSSDVFSRFEQEGILSDKIGHDLLENIISKGSSRDAMDNFVAFMGRKPNEEALLRHSGIR is encoded by the coding sequence ATGAACTCAATAACTCAAAGTACTGACTTACCTAATCTTTCACAATTTAAAGTAGATGAAGTAAAACCAGCTATAGACTCTTTATTAGAGATCGCTGATAGAAATTTAAAACAAGCTTTAGAAACTAAGGATCCAAGCTGGAGTACATTATTAAATCTAGAAGAAAATGATGAAAAAATCACCCAGGCATTTTCTTCTATCTCGCATATGAATGCTGTTTGTAATTCTAAAGAGCTCCGTGAAAGTTATGAATATGCGATAGCTAAGCTTACAGAATTTTATACAAAAGTAGGTCAGAATAAAGAGTTATACAACCTATATAAACAAGTTCAAAAACAAGATCTTAATAACGAGCAGGCTCAAGCAGTACGTAAAGCTATAGTTAGTTTTGAACAATCAGGTGTAAGTCTTGATGAGTCTAAAAGAAAGCGCCTGCAAGAAATCTCTCAAGAGTTAGCACAACTAAATTCAAAGTTTGAAAACAATGTTTTAGATGCAACAATGGACTGGATATACTCTACAAGTGATGAAAAAGAACTTAAAGGTTTATCAAGTAACACTATTGAAGCTGCAAAAGCTAAAGCACAACAAAAAGAGCTAAATGATGAATACGCTCTTGGTATTGATATCCCAACATATCTTGCCGTTTTACAACAAGCAGATAACAGATCTTTAAGAGAAAAGTTCTATAAAGCATACTGTACAAGGGCATCAAAAGAAGCAGACAATGAGAGCTTTGATAATGATGAAATAATCGGGCAAATACTTAAGTTACGTATTGAGAAATCCGAAATTTTAGGCTTTAAAAACTATGCCGAGAACTCTCTTTTCACAAAAATGGCAGAGACTCCAGAGCAAGTCTTAGAGCTTCTAAATAATCTTTTAGAAAAATCCACTCCTCAAGCAAAAAAAGACCTTAATGAACTACGTAGATTTGCTGAAGACGCTGGCTTAGTTGATGGACTACAACCTTGGGACACAGCTTATTATTCTGAAAAATTAAAAAAAGCCAAGTTTGATTTTACAGAAGAGGAACTAAGAGAGTATTTTCCTCTAGAAAAAGTTCAACAAGGTTTATTTACTATACTTAATAGAATATATGGCTTAGAAATACGCGAAAATACAGAATATGCAAAATATATTGATGAACAGCAAACTTTTGATTTTTATAAAAATAATGAATATATTGGCAGTATAATTTGTGATCTTTTTGCTAGAGATAATAAACGTGGTGGCGCATGGATGGATGGATCACGTACTGCATTTGTTAACTCAGCTAACCAAAAACAAAAACCTGTTGCTTATGTTAACTGTAACTTCCTTGCTCCTTCAAAAGATGGTGCTAACTTAACTCATAATGATGTTATTACACTTTTTCATGAATTTGGTCATGCTTTACACCATATATTATCACAAGTTAGCATACCATCTATCTCTGGGACAAATGGTGTAGAATGGGATGCTATCGAACTACCAAGCCAATTCATGGAGAACTTCTGTTGGAGTGAAGAAGGTTTAGAACTAATGTCTGGCTCTCGTGATGGTAAAATGTTAACTAAAAAGCAAATAGATAAGTTTGTTGGCACAAGAGAGTTCCATGCAGCTTTAATGATGGTTAGACAGCTTGAATTTGCTATCTTTGATATGAATATTCACTATAAAAAACTAACAACAGTAGCAGATGTCCAAAATGAGCTAGATAATATAAGAGAGAAAATAAATCTAATAAAAACTCCTAGCTATAATAAATTCCAAAATGGTTTTTCACATATTTTTGCTGGAGGATATGCAGCAGGATACTATAGCTATAAATGGGCTGAGATATTATCCTCAGATGTTTTTTCTCGTTTTGAGCAAGAAGGAATACTTAGTGATAAAATCGGACACGACCTACTTGAAAACATTATTTCAAAAGGATCTTCACGTGATGCTATGGATAATTTTGTGGCTTTTATGGGTCGCAAACCTAATGAAGAAGCTCTGCTTAGACATAGTGGAATTAGATAA
- a CDS encoding Mth938-like domain-containing protein, whose protein sequence is MMTLQEEKITAPVFFKEYINGRFRLNIGEYDYPLILSSTEVLDYEEKIAEVKDIQKSHLQLILKSNPEIVIIGTGKTQVIPPVEIIGELARNGKSVDFMASDVACKTYNLLVNENRNVSCIII, encoded by the coding sequence ATGATGACTTTACAAGAAGAAAAAATAACTGCGCCAGTTTTTTTTAAAGAATATATTAATGGTAGGTTCAGACTGAATATTGGTGAGTATGATTATCCTCTCATTTTATCATCGACGGAGGTTCTTGATTATGAGGAGAAGATAGCAGAGGTTAAAGATATTCAGAAAAGTCATTTGCAACTTATCCTCAAGAGTAATCCAGAAATTGTAATTATAGGAACTGGCAAGACACAGGTTATACCACCTGTTGAGATAATAGGCGAGCTAGCTAGAAATGGTAAAAGTGTGGATTTCATGGCAAGTGATGTTGCATGCAAGACATATAATCTTTTAGTTAATGAAAATCGCAATGTCAGTTGCATAATTATTTAG
- a CDS encoding TUL4 family lipoprotein — protein sequence MKNIVKLSAISLAVIGLASCSTLGFDSKDAKDSQGQQAATQAKTQEATAVSGTTAPTASIKLKKNSQDQIVATIYTTYNNNPQGSVKLQWEAPKDTKCYDTSFPITKYSDKKDKTWASVEIKQGKTYCHGKWTANVLFDKNVIATDSITV from the coding sequence ATGAAAAATATAGTAAAATTAAGTGCAATTTCTTTGGCTGTTATTGGGTTAGCAAGCTGCTCAACTCTAGGTTTTGATAGTAAAGATGCAAAAGACTCTCAAGGTCAGCAAGCAGCAACTCAAGCTAAAACACAAGAAGCAACAGCTGTATCTGGTACAACTGCACCAACTGCTTCAATTAAACTTAAGAAAAATAGCCAAGATCAAATTGTTGCAACAATATACACTACGTACAATAACAATCCACAAGGAAGTGTTAAATTACAATGGGAAGCTCCTAAAGATACTAAGTGTTATGATACTAGTTTCCCAATTACTAAATACAGTGATAAGAAAGATAAGACTTGGGCATCTGTTGAAATTAAGCAAGGTAAAACGTACTGTCATGGTAAATGGACAGCAAATGTTTTATTTGATAAGAATGTTATCGCTACAGATTCTATAACTGTTTAA
- a CDS encoding TUL4 family lipoprotein, translating into MKKIALCIMVLGLAGCSDTYHSFSKSYSSFISGLYSSDDSVKVNPDDQLDNPDQDGENLSVDKPTATLNLKYKPKTHEIDAKIITNWNGAPQGTIYLTWTAPKDTNCYSTSFPITKFKDTQDITSDSQSVLSDDKVCQGKWTATVVNKSDNSTLAKGSVSIK; encoded by the coding sequence ATGAAAAAAATAGCACTTTGTATAATGGTTTTAGGATTAGCAGGCTGTAGTGATACTTATCACTCTTTTAGTAAATCTTATAGTTCATTTATCAGTGGGTTGTATAGTTCTGATGATTCAGTGAAAGTTAATCCTGATGATCAGTTAGATAATCCAGATCAAGACGGTGAAAACTTATCAGTTGATAAGCCAACAGCAACTTTAAACTTAAAGTATAAGCCTAAAACTCATGAAATCGATGCTAAGATTATTACAAACTGGAATGGTGCACCTCAAGGAACAATTTATCTAACATGGACTGCTCCTAAAGATACTAATTGCTATAGCACTTCTTTCCCTATTACTAAGTTTAAAGATACGCAAGATATTACAAGTGATAGCCAAAGTGTTCTTAGTGATGATAAGGTGTGTCAAGGAAAATGGACAGCAACAGTTGTTAATAAGTCAGATAATTCTACTTTAGCTAAAGGCTCTGTTTCTATCAAATAA